A genome region from Panthera uncia isolate 11264 chromosome A3 unlocalized genomic scaffold, Puncia_PCG_1.0 HiC_scaffold_11, whole genome shotgun sequence includes the following:
- the LOC125936368 gene encoding uncharacterized protein LOC125936368, with protein MNWRRGVCLSDAGAVRPRRRGLPPPRVWIRVSQAQRSGRDDLNRREWIPGVPQLRGGEYLEVIGRGRGTPFRPGRPAWPLAASSGPARLSSRRPPALTAWARPGLGLSAPPWPPRPGPARAPLSLPFPRPRGPRSVPPLRSLPSGSSFPFSPSLAALCPFPPFLACFRDPASLAASSAQLPPPPASLAPRRHSSLPSWLGEYPAGAPFQLEIPGGHSLGLRSPLPEPPLHPSSDLSPDRV; from the coding sequence ATGAACTGGAGGCGGGGCGTGTGCCTGAGTGACGCAGGCGCAGTGAGACCCCGGAGGCGCGGGCTGCCCCCTCCGCGGGTTTGGATCCGGGTCAGTCAGGCGCAGCGATCGGGGAGAGACGATCTGAACCGACGGGAGTGGATCCCCGGAGTGCCCCAGCTGCGAGGAGGTGAGTACCTGGAGGTGATCGGGAGGGGCCGCGGCACCCCGTTTCGCCCTGGCCGCCCGGCCTGGCCGCTGGCGGCTTCCTCTGGGCCCGCCCGCCTCTCGTCGCGTCGTCCCCCGGCGCTGACTGCCTGGGCCCGGCCGGGCCTGGGCCTCTCCGCGCCCCCTTGGCCGCCGCGGCCTGGCCCGGCTCGAGCTCCgctgtctctccccttcccgcGCCCCCGTGGACCCCGCAGCGTCCCGCCCCTCCGCTCGCTCCCGTCCGGCAGTAGCTTCCCCTTTTCGCCTTCCTTGGCCGCCCTTTGCCCCTTCCCGCCCTTTCTTGCTTGTTTCCGAGACCCAGCCTCGTTGGCTGCCTCTTCGGCTCAGCTCCCGCCTCCTCCTGCATCCCTTGCGCCTCGGCGCCACTCCAGCCTCCCATCCTGGCTCGGGGAGTATCCAGCAGGGGCACCTTTCCAGCTGGAGATCCCGGGCGGACATAGCTTGGGCCTTCGCTCCCCACTTCCCgagcctcccctccaccccagttCTGACCTTTCCCCAGATCGCGTTTAA